A window of Equus caballus isolate H_3958 breed thoroughbred chromosome 10, TB-T2T, whole genome shotgun sequence contains these coding sequences:
- the BEND3 gene encoding BEN domain-containing protein 3 — protein sequence MNATEFSEDVEEVLKNNTVKVETEAEDAALDCSVNSRSAEKHPLDSVFTALQDSSKRKQPGSDGQPDSVPSVKRRRLIPEALLAGMRNRENSSPCQGNGEQAGRGKNSGSVWPGEEEPCNDVTTPSYKKPLYGISHKIMEKKNPPMGDALNTYELFEKANAGNSPSPLRLLNEPQKRDCGSATAATDGDPNIYFLIQKMFYMLNTLSSNMSQLHSKVDLLSLEVSRIKKQVSPTEMVAKFQPPPEYQLTAAELKQIVDQSLSGGDLACRLLVQLFPELFSDVDFSRGCSACGFAAKRKLESLHLQLIRNYVEVYYPSVKDTAVWQAECLPQLNDFFSRFWAQREMEDSQPGGQVASFFEPEQVDAGHFLDNKDQEEALSLDRSSTIASDHVVDTQDLTELLDEASSPGEFAVFLLHRLFPELFDHRKLGEQYSCYGDGGKQELDPQRLQIIRNYTEIYFPDMQEEEAWLQQCAQRINDELEGLGLDAGSEGEPPRDDCYDSSSLPDDISVVKVEDSFEGERPGRRSKKIWLVPIDFEKLEIPQPDFEVPGADCLLSKEQLRSIYESSLSIGNFASRLLVHLFPELFTHENLRKQYNCSGSLGKKQLDPSRIKLIRHYVQLLYPRAKNDRVWTLEFVGKLDERCRRRDTEQRRSYQQQRKVHVPGPECRDLASYAINPERFREEFEGPPLPPERSSKDFCKIPLDELVVPSPDFPVPSLYLLSDKEVREIVQQSLSVGNFAARLLVRLFPELFTAENLRLQYNHSGACNKKQLDPTRLRLIRHYVEAVYPVEKMEEVWHYECIPSIDERCRRPNRKKCDILKKAKKVEK from the coding sequence GCGCTCCTGGCAGGCATGCGGAACCGGGAGAACAGCTCGCCCTGCCAGGGCAATGGGGAGCAGGCCGGCAGGGGCAAGAACTCGGGCTCCGTGTGGCCAGGTGAGGAGGAGCCCTGCAACGACGTGACCACCCCCTCCTACAAGAAGCCTCTGTATGGCATCTCACACAAGATCATGGAGAAGAAGAACCCTCCCATGGGGGATGCACTCAACACCTACGAGCTCTTCGAGAAGGCCAACGCGGGCAACAGCCCCTCACCGCTGCGGCTCCTGAACGAGCCACAGAAGCGGGACTGCGGCAGTGCCACAGCGGCCACCGACGGGGACCCCAACATCTACTTTCTGATCCAGAAGATGTTCTACATGCTCAACACACTCTCCTCCAACATGTCGCAGCTGCACAGCAAGGTGGACCTGCTCTCCCTGGAGGTGAGCCGCATCAAGAAGCAGGTGAGCCCCACGGAGATGGTGGCCAAGTTCCAGCCGCCCCCCGAGTACCAGCTCACGGCGGCCGAGCTCAAGCAGATCGTGGACCAGAGCCTGTCGGGCGGGGACCTGGCCTGCCGCCTGCTGGTGCAGCTTTTCCCCGAGCTCTTCAGCGACGTGGACTTCTCCCGCGGCTGCAGTGCCTGCGGCTTCGCTGCCAAGCGGAAGCTGGAGTCGCTGCACCTGCAGCTCATCCGCAATTACGTGGAGGTCTACTACCCGTCGGTGAAGGACACGGCCGTGTGGCAGGCCGAGTGCCTGCCGCAGCTCAACGACTTCTTCAGCCGCTTCTGGGCCCAGCGGGAAATGGAGGACAGCCAGCCGGGCGGCCAGGTCGCCAGCTTCTTTGAGCCGGAGCAGGTGGATGCCGGCCACTTCCTGGACAACAAGGACCAGGAGGAGGCCCTGTCTCTGGACCGGAGCAGCACCATCGCCTCGGATCACGTGGTGGACACGCAGGACCTCACCGAGTTGCTGGATGAGGCCTCGTCGCCTGGCGAGTTCGCCGTCTTCCTTCTCCACCGGCTCTTCCCCGAGCTCTTCGACCACCGGAAGCTGGGCGAGCAGTACAGCTGCTACGGGGATGGCGGCAAGCAGGAGCTGGACCCGCAGAGGCTGCAGATCATCCGCAACTACACGGAGATCTACTTCCCCGACATGCAGGAAGAGGAGGCCTGGCTGCAGCAGTGCGCCCAGCGCATCAACGACGAGCTCGAGGGCCTGGGGCTGGACGCGGGCAGTGAGGGTGAGCCACCGCGGGACGACTGCTACGACTCCTCCAGCCTGCCCGACGACATCTCCGTGGTCAAAGTGGAGGACAGCTTCGAGGGCGAGCGGCCCGGCCGGCGGTCCAAGAAGATCTGGCTGGTGCCCATCGACTTCGAGAAGCTGGAGATCCCGCAGCCTGACTTCGAGGTGCCAGGCGCCGACTGCCTACTCAGCAAGGAGCAGCTGCGCAGCATCTACGAGAGCAGCCTGTCCATCGGCAACTTCGCCTCGCGCCTGCTGGTGCACCTCTTCCCCGAGCTCTTCACCCACGAGAACCTGCGCAAGCAGTACAACTGCAGCGGCTCCCTGGGCAAGAAGCAACTGGACCCGTCCCGCATCAAGCTCATCCGCCACTACGTGCAGCTGCTCTACCCCCGGGCCAAAAACGACCGTGTCTGGACCCTGGAGTTTGTGGGCAAACTGGACGAGCGCTGCCGGCGCAGGGACACGGAGCAGAGGCGCTCCTACCAGCAGCAGCGCAAGGTCCACGTGCCCGGCCCCGAGTGCAGGGACCTGGCGAGCTATGCAATCAACCCCGAGAGGTTCCGAGAGGAATTTGAGGGCCCCCCGCTGCCTCCCGAGAGAAGCAGCAAGGACTTCTGCAAGATCCCCCTGGACGAGCTGGTGGTCCCCTCGCCCGACTTCCCGGTGCCTTCGCTTTACCTGCTGTCAGACAAGGAGGTGCGCGAGATCGTGCAGCAGAGCCTCTCCGTGGGCAACTTCGCCGCCCGGCTGCTTGTGCGGCTCTTCCCGGAACTCTTCACCGCCGAGAACCTCCGGCTGCAGTACAACCACTCCGGGGCCTGCAACAAGAAGCAGCTGGACCCCACGCGCCTGAGGCTCATCCGCCATTATGTGGAAGCCGTCTACCCCGTGGAGAAGATGGAGGAGGTGTGGCACTACGAATGTATCCCCAGCATCGACGAGCGGTGCCGCCGCCCCAACAGGAAGAAATGCGACATCCTGAAGAAAGCCAAGAAAGTGGAGAAGTGA